A window of the Methanoregula sp. genome harbors these coding sequences:
- the cdhA gene encoding CO dehydrogenase/acetyl-CoA synthase complex subunit alpha: protein MSRKGVNLKIKELNSDIAHLRDISLTIGAINEEKWDEPMGPTPFPSLTTLRNWDLTLLNRYKPFYLPFCDLCCLCTYGKCDLTGTKRGACGISMPAQQSRTVLITACIGAATHIGHARHLLNHLIDKYSSDFPINVGDTGVEVEAPVTRLVCGIKPVTLGDLEPVLDYCENQVTQLLAVTHTGQEGNNLDFESKVLHAGMIDQLGMEVADIAQISALGFPKADPESGMVDLGLGTVDTSKPVILVIGHNVPPSTEIIDYLQKNGLASEVEVTGICCTALDITRYSARAKIIGPISWQLRYIRSGIPDVVVIDEQCVRADTLQESAHIRAPLIATSEKNCLGLPDRTNDPVDEIVQDFVTGRMTGALILDPVKVGEVAVRTSVAIAPLRKKHKTLPHSKDALIALAKKCTQCVLCRRACPNDLPLPAAIKAAAQGNLSGLDEIYDDCIGCGRCEPACTQKIPVHSLIVAAAEKKTRDETYCIRSGRGAIQDVEIRKVGGPIVLGEIPGVVAFVGCANYPKGSREVAEMCMEFAKRRYIVCTSGCSAMSAGMYRNEDGKTAYELYSGAFEAGGIVNVGSCVSNAHIAGAAIKIASIFAKRPLRGNYEEIADYVYNRVGAVGVAWGAMSQKAAAIAAGFWRLGIPVVVGPHGTKYRRMLLGRADKDEDWYVYDARTGKKVYGGPVPEHLFFAAETKEEAMVIIAKLTMRPNDTSKGRANKLANYVDLHKRLIGGIPPDVHQLVRTLADVPLTMKDEIITHLHDNNWKEQPIPDPTLLARMIHKKREG, encoded by the coding sequence ATGAGCAGGAAGGGCGTAAATCTCAAGATAAAGGAGCTGAATTCTGATATCGCACATCTCCGCGATATCAGCCTCACGATAGGCGCAATTAATGAGGAGAAATGGGATGAGCCGATGGGACCTACACCCTTCCCGTCGCTCACCACGCTCCGGAACTGGGATCTGACCCTGCTCAACCGTTACAAGCCATTTTATTTGCCCTTCTGTGATCTCTGCTGCCTTTGCACATACGGTAAATGCGATCTTACCGGCACCAAGCGCGGAGCCTGCGGTATCTCTATGCCTGCCCAGCAGTCAAGAACGGTCTTGATCACTGCCTGTATCGGTGCGGCCACGCATATCGGTCATGCCCGGCATCTTCTCAACCACTTGATCGACAAATATAGCAGCGATTTCCCCATAAATGTCGGGGACACTGGGGTGGAAGTGGAAGCGCCCGTAACCCGGCTTGTATGCGGCATTAAGCCGGTCACTCTTGGCGACCTTGAACCTGTGCTGGACTATTGCGAAAACCAGGTCACCCAGCTGCTCGCGGTCACTCATACCGGGCAGGAAGGAAATAACCTTGACTTTGAATCCAAGGTGCTCCATGCCGGCATGATCGACCAGCTCGGGATGGAAGTTGCCGATATTGCACAGATTTCAGCGCTTGGTTTCCCGAAAGCTGATCCCGAATCAGGCATGGTGGATCTTGGCTTGGGAACAGTCGATACCAGCAAACCGGTAATTCTTGTCATCGGCCACAATGTCCCGCCATCGACCGAGATAATCGATTATCTCCAGAAAAATGGCCTGGCCTCGGAAGTTGAAGTCACCGGTATCTGCTGTACCGCGCTCGATATAACCCGGTACTCTGCACGGGCAAAGATCATCGGTCCTATCTCCTGGCAGCTCCGGTATATCCGGAGCGGCATTCCCGATGTAGTGGTGATCGATGAGCAATGCGTCCGGGCTGATACCCTGCAGGAATCTGCCCATATCCGCGCCCCCCTGATTGCTACCAGTGAAAAGAACTGTCTTGGTCTTCCTGACCGGACAAATGATCCGGTAGATGAGATTGTGCAGGATTTTGTGACCGGCAGGATGACCGGAGCACTCATTCTCGATCCTGTCAAAGTCGGTGAAGTTGCGGTAAGGACCTCGGTTGCGATCGCACCCTTACGGAAAAAACATAAGACCCTCCCTCACAGCAAGGATGCATTGATTGCGCTTGCGAAAAAGTGTACCCAGTGTGTCCTGTGCAGGCGCGCCTGCCCCAATGATCTTCCCCTGCCCGCAGCGATCAAGGCCGCAGCACAAGGTAACCTCTCCGGCCTTGACGAGATCTACGATGACTGCATTGGCTGCGGGCGATGCGAACCTGCCTGTACGCAGAAGATTCCGGTCCACAGCCTGATTGTTGCTGCGGCTGAGAAAAAGACCCGGGATGAGACGTATTGCATACGGAGCGGCCGGGGGGCGATCCAGGATGTCGAGATCCGGAAAGTGGGCGGCCCGATTGTCCTTGGAGAGATCCCGGGAGTAGTCGCGTTTGTTGGGTGTGCCAATTACCCGAAAGGCTCGCGTGAAGTTGCCGAGATGTGCATGGAGTTTGCGAAACGCCGGTATATTGTCTGTACGTCCGGATGCTCAGCCATGTCTGCGGGAATGTACCGGAACGAGGACGGGAAGACGGCGTACGAACTTTACTCCGGCGCCTTCGAAGCCGGCGGTATCGTCAACGTCGGCTCCTGTGTATCCAATGCTCATATTGCCGGTGCCGCCATCAAGATTGCAAGCATTTTTGCCAAACGCCCGTTGCGAGGAAACTATGAAGAGATTGCCGATTACGTGTACAACCGTGTCGGCGCAGTTGGTGTTGCATGGGGTGCAATGTCGCAGAAAGCAGCAGCGATTGCAGCAGGTTTCTGGCGTCTTGGTATCCCGGTGGTTGTTGGCCCGCATGGTACCAAGTACCGGCGCATGCTGCTCGGCCGTGCGGATAAGGATGAAGACTGGTATGTCTATGATGCCCGTACGGGAAAAAAGGTCTATGGGGGACCAGTGCCGGAACACCTCTTCTTTGCCGCAGAGACAAAGGAAGAGGCGATGGTTATTATCGCCAAGCTGACAATGCGCCCCAATGATACCAGCAAGGGACGGGCAAACAAACTGGCAAACTATGTCGATCTCCACAAGCGCCTCATCGGGGGAATACCTCCCGATGTCCACCAGCTGGTCAGGACGCTTGCCGATGTGCCCCTTACGATGAAAGATGAGATCATCACCCATCTCCACGATAATAACTGGAAGGAACAACCGATTCCGGATCCCACGCTCCTGGCACGGATGATCCATAAAAAGAGGGAGGGATAA
- the cdhB gene encoding CO dehydrogenase/acetyl-CoA synthase complex subunit epsilon encodes MPMTDSWQTAEIPGPKKASLIIKPDIADAMIRRAKRPIMIVGHGILEYDVEGRKLIDCLIELSKRGKIPVVVTASTNREFLNRSFSPAALMPAVDIANRLTDPHWKGLDGKESYDLAIFVGLPYYMEWTILSGLKHFAPQVKTMTLDCVYQPNASWSFPNSTIKDWAANLTSIVENLGD; translated from the coding sequence ATGCCGATGACTGACTCATGGCAGACCGCCGAGATCCCCGGGCCGAAAAAAGCCTCCCTGATCATCAAGCCGGATATCGCCGATGCAATGATCCGGAGGGCCAAGCGCCCTATCATGATCGTGGGTCATGGCATTCTCGAATACGATGTTGAAGGCAGGAAACTGATTGACTGCCTTATCGAACTTTCCAAGCGGGGGAAAATTCCGGTCGTTGTCACGGCAAGCACGAACCGTGAATTTCTCAACCGCAGTTTTTCTCCCGCAGCCCTGATGCCGGCAGTTGATATTGCCAACCGTCTCACCGACCCCCATTGGAAAGGTCTTGATGGGAAGGAATCATACGATCTGGCAATTTTTGTTGGTCTCCCGTATTACATGGAATGGACCATTCTTTCCGGCCTCAAGCATTTTGCCCCCCAGGTAAAGACCATGACTCTCGACTGCGTGTACCAGCCCAATGCCAGCTGGTCATTCCCGAACAGCACGATCAAGGACTGGGCAGCAAATCTCACATCCATTGTCGAAAACCTGGGGGACTGA
- the cdhC gene encoding CO dehydrogenase/CO-methylating acetyl-CoA synthase complex subunit beta: MFDNIPVEVGLVHEGERVRKNDMQVELGGPNEPEKFEIVRVRPIDQVTDGEIRIIGPDLNVMEPGLHYPIGILVEVAGARIETDLEGVVERRIHEYSNYIEGFMHLNQRYDIWIRLSKKAFAKGLNSFTFIGKVMHELFRNELPILEKVQITFITDKEKIHPLYSEALATYEARDARARGLSDDDVDTFYGCALCQSFAPTHVCVITPQRYANCGAISWFDGRAAAGVDPKGPIYAIEKGECLDRENGEYTGVNESAKKRSMGEVSRVYLYSAFGYPHTSCGCFEGIAFYIPEVDGFGIVHRGFRQVTVNGLAFSTMADSTAGGRQVEGFHGISIEYMRSSKFMHADGGYNRVVWMPSEIKERLQAFIPAEVYDAIATEKDAGSVADLKTFLEDHHHPVIQRWVTEKETTTGSSETPMVFSAGDIPVTMGGFRVILKNAKITAEKVIILPVKPPAHRGGEPGGAKK; encoded by the coding sequence ATGTTCGATAATATTCCCGTAGAAGTCGGCCTTGTCCATGAAGGAGAGCGTGTCCGCAAGAACGACATGCAGGTTGAACTGGGAGGACCCAATGAGCCGGAAAAATTCGAGATTGTCCGGGTCCGGCCCATTGACCAGGTGACTGATGGTGAGATCCGGATAATCGGCCCGGATCTCAACGTAATGGAACCGGGTTTGCATTACCCGATTGGCATCCTTGTCGAAGTTGCCGGAGCACGCATTGAAACAGATCTTGAAGGTGTTGTCGAACGACGGATTCATGAATACTCGAACTATATCGAGGGGTTCATGCACCTCAACCAGCGGTATGATATCTGGATCCGTCTCTCAAAAAAGGCCTTTGCCAAAGGACTGAACTCATTTACATTTATCGGAAAAGTCATGCACGAGCTGTTCCGGAATGAACTGCCCATCCTGGAAAAGGTCCAGATCACTTTTATCACCGACAAGGAAAAAATCCATCCGCTCTATTCAGAAGCGCTTGCAACCTATGAAGCCCGGGATGCACGGGCACGCGGGCTCTCGGATGATGATGTGGATACATTTTACGGGTGTGCACTCTGCCAGTCCTTTGCCCCCACTCATGTCTGTGTTATCACCCCGCAGCGTTATGCCAACTGCGGCGCAATCAGCTGGTTTGATGGCAGGGCAGCTGCCGGAGTCGATCCAAAAGGTCCGATCTATGCAATCGAGAAAGGCGAGTGCCTTGACCGCGAAAATGGTGAGTATACCGGGGTAAATGAGAGTGCAAAAAAGCGGTCCATGGGTGAAGTGAGCAGGGTATACCTCTACTCAGCTTTCGGGTATCCTCATACTTCCTGTGGTTGTTTTGAAGGCATTGCATTTTACATTCCCGAAGTGGACGGATTCGGGATTGTCCACCGCGGGTTCCGGCAGGTAACCGTAAACGGCCTTGCCTTCTCAACCATGGCAGATTCAACTGCCGGCGGGCGACAGGTCGAAGGTTTCCATGGTATCTCGATCGAATACATGAGATCCTCAAAATTCATGCATGCGGATGGCGGTTACAACCGTGTTGTCTGGATGCCATCAGAGATCAAGGAACGGTTGCAGGCATTCATTCCGGCAGAGGTCTACGATGCCATTGCAACGGAAAAGGATGCCGGATCGGTTGCTGATCTCAAGACCTTTTTAGAAGACCACCACCACCCGGTGATCCAGCGCTGGGTTACTGAAAAAGAAACCACAACGGGATCCTCAGAAACCCCCATGGTCTTTTCAGCGGGGGATATTCCTGTCACCATGGGCGGATTCCGGGTCATCCTGAAAAACGCAAAAATAACGGCAGAAAAAGTGATCATCCTGCCAGTCAAACCGCCAGCACACAGAGGAGGTGAACCAGGTGGTGCAAAAAAATAA
- the cdhD gene encoding CO dehydrogenase/acetyl-CoA synthase subunit delta: protein MVQKNNNGTINSEQLLSLAPQLLELLKGVQQVELQNVTLEIGDLEFFIPSSGFASLLTQSQANPVLMQKPTELIRESYVPHTTEFPGKIREVTLGATKSQGGSRNKTITIGGATTPAYSDRLHPPVHAPVISLDVFDMTVSLPTVLRENVKEVMEDPAEWARMNVKKFGADMITIHLMSTDPLFKDTSVRQAVKTVEDVLQAVDVPLIIGGCGDPKKDAAVFTAVAEMAHGERLLLNSVTLDMSEARTLESVATAARDHGHVLLAFTGLELNNAKELNRRLYEFIPPEQIVMDLTTVALGYGLEYSFTIHERARYAALMGDSELAHPVISAATNAWAAREAWMKMPPEYGPRELRGPIWETVNALTLLLAGVDLFLMMHPAAVLTLKDVIHRLETMENPPVEPIHDWVSVRI from the coding sequence GTGGTGCAAAAAAATAATAACGGTACCATAAACAGCGAACAGTTACTCTCGTTGGCTCCCCAGCTCCTCGAGCTGCTGAAAGGTGTACAACAGGTTGAACTCCAGAATGTAACACTGGAGATCGGCGATCTCGAGTTTTTCATCCCCTCATCAGGATTTGCTTCCCTGCTCACCCAGTCCCAGGCCAATCCCGTGCTCATGCAAAAACCAACGGAACTGATCCGGGAATCGTATGTACCCCACACTACAGAATTCCCGGGAAAGATACGGGAAGTAACTCTCGGAGCAACAAAATCACAGGGTGGCAGCCGGAACAAAACTATCACCATTGGCGGTGCAACAACACCCGCATATTCGGATAGGTTACACCCACCAGTTCACGCACCAGTCATCTCGCTGGATGTCTTTGATATGACAGTCTCCCTGCCAACAGTCCTTCGCGAGAATGTGAAAGAGGTGATGGAGGATCCTGCCGAATGGGCGCGGATGAATGTCAAAAAGTTCGGGGCGGACATGATCACCATCCACCTGATGAGCACCGATCCCCTCTTCAAGGATACCAGTGTACGTCAGGCAGTAAAAACCGTTGAGGATGTGCTGCAGGCCGTAGATGTCCCGTTAATCATTGGCGGCTGTGGCGATCCGAAGAAAGATGCTGCCGTCTTTACGGCCGTAGCCGAGATGGCTCATGGCGAGCGCCTGTTGCTGAATTCCGTCACGCTTGACATGTCCGAAGCCAGGACCCTTGAGAGCGTTGCCACCGCAGCCCGCGATCATGGCCATGTGCTGCTTGCATTTACCGGTCTTGAACTGAATAATGCCAAGGAACTGAACCGCCGGCTGTACGAGTTTATTCCCCCTGAGCAGATCGTCATGGACCTGACCACCGTTGCGCTGGGATACGGGCTGGAGTACTCGTTCACTATCCACGAACGCGCCCGGTATGCAGCCCTCATGGGGGATTCGGAGCTGGCACACCCGGTGATATCGGCAGCCACCAATGCATGGGCTGCCCGGGAAGCCTGGATGAAGATGCCCCCGGAATACGGGCCGCGTGAACTGAGGGGCCCGATCTGGGAGACGGTCAATGCCCTCACCCTGCTCCTTGCCGGTGTAGACCTTTTCCTTATGATGCACCCGGCAGCAGTCCTGACGCTCAAAGACGTGATCCACCGCCTCGAGACAATGGAAAATCCTCCGGTTGAACCGATCCATGACTGGGTGAGCGTGAGAATATGA
- the acsC gene encoding acetyl-CoA decarbonylase/synthase complex subunit gamma — protein MSGSGTLPVKKAKKSIREISPIDVYSLLPRTNCKECGESNCMAFATRVVNGELMISACPPLHTIEFGKEHESLSALMAPLVRQVTIGTGESAINIGGKYVLQRHEFTYHNPTPIAIDVNDLMTDDELETRVRQISGFSYNYIGRTLKLNAVAIRSCSGDPAAFKATVKRVADTTDLPLILCVLDPVVMEAGLSVIKERCPLIYAATEKNWKAMADLALAYHAPLAVFAPQDLPLLRSLVRTLLAYGISDLVLDPGTISEEGLAQTISNFTAIRTQACRNFDELFGFPLLGVPLTVWTSGELSEDVLKWREAMTASMLLTRYSDLLIMHSLDGWVLLPQLIWRFNIYSDPRKPVSVEAGVKSFGRPDRDSPVLITTNYALTYFTVESDIKAANLDCYLIVTDTGGLSVESAVAGRYFTADAIASSLKEYGVADLVNHKTLIIPGLSARISGETEESTGWKILVGPKDSSGIALYIRERWHKE, from the coding sequence ATGAGCGGTTCAGGCACATTGCCGGTAAAAAAGGCAAAAAAAAGTATTCGCGAGATCAGCCCGATCGATGTCTATTCCCTGCTTCCCCGGACGAACTGCAAGGAATGTGGTGAATCCAACTGCATGGCATTTGCCACGCGGGTAGTCAACGGCGAATTAATGATCTCTGCCTGCCCTCCCCTCCATACAATCGAGTTCGGTAAGGAGCACGAATCACTATCGGCACTCATGGCCCCCCTGGTACGCCAGGTGACCATTGGTACTGGTGAATCAGCTATCAATATCGGGGGGAAATATGTACTCCAGCGGCATGAGTTCACCTACCACAACCCAACCCCAATAGCCATTGATGTCAATGATCTCATGACAGATGACGAACTGGAAACCCGTGTCCGGCAGATCAGCGGTTTTTCCTACAATTATATTGGAAGAACCTTAAAACTCAATGCGGTTGCCATCCGCTCCTGTTCCGGTGATCCCGCAGCGTTTAAGGCAACGGTGAAACGTGTAGCAGACACAACCGACCTGCCCCTCATTCTCTGCGTTCTTGATCCTGTCGTAATGGAAGCCGGTCTATCGGTAATTAAAGAACGGTGCCCGCTTATCTATGCTGCAACCGAGAAGAACTGGAAAGCGATGGCCGATCTTGCCCTTGCTTATCACGCGCCGCTCGCCGTCTTTGCCCCCCAGGATCTTCCGCTGCTCCGTTCTCTGGTCAGAACCCTGCTTGCCTATGGCATCTCCGATCTTGTACTAGATCCGGGCACGATCTCCGAAGAAGGGTTGGCCCAGACTATCAGTAACTTTACGGCTATCCGGACACAGGCATGCAGGAATTTCGATGAACTGTTCGGTTTTCCGCTCCTTGGCGTCCCGCTCACGGTCTGGACCAGCGGGGAGTTATCCGAAGATGTCTTAAAGTGGAGAGAAGCCATGACGGCATCGATGCTCCTGACCCGGTATTCAGACCTGCTCATCATGCACAGCCTCGATGGCTGGGTGCTGCTCCCGCAGCTGATCTGGCGGTTCAATATTTACTCGGATCCCCGGAAACCGGTATCCGTAGAAGCCGGGGTAAAATCATTTGGCAGGCCTGATCGCGACTCCCCGGTCCTTATTACCACAAATTATGCCCTTACCTATTTCACGGTGGAATCCGATATCAAGGCCGCAAACCTTGATTGTTACCTCATCGTAACAGACACCGGCGGCCTGAGCGTGGAAAGTGCCGTTGCCGGACGGTATTTTACCGCAGATGCAATCGCATCGTCGTTAAAAGAATATGGTGTTGCTGACCTGGTAAATCACAAGACGCTCATCATCCCCGGATTATCTGCCCGCATCAGCGGGGAAACGGAAGAGTCAACGGGCTGGAAAATCCTTGTCGGACCCAAGGACTCTTCAGGTATCGCGTTGTATATCCGCGAACGCTGGCATAAGGAGTAA
- a CDS encoding ASKHA domain-containing protein: protein MADLVTVSFSPVNKQVSVPKGTTVLDAIRKAAILFECICGGNGECNKCKVIYVKGLSDFGSLMSLYGLTPEEIRNNYSRACHTHVLGDCEFIIPVESRIFAPRILMNNVSDNPEISPLVAKYRLLQAKDAGYSASSRSLRLDGYTGARPHMTKEQHEHLLNAKGPVTVTITRIHQYPEVIAIEAGDTREQNYGLALDLGTTTSVGMLVNLSDGRIRAKASSLNRQITLGEELLTRIHAAKEPEGRATLQRLAVESINDVIDQLITSAFVDPSFINDVCISGNTVMEYLLVGKDCHDLELANITVSRKPILIHARQLGIGVNPEAYVYCLPNVSRFVGGDAVGDVLASGMHASKDLSLLIDLGTNGEVILGNSDWLASVSCASGPAFEGAGISSGMRAMLGAIESVTIDPETFNVSWTTIGNAPPRGICGSGIIDAAATMTRAGILDFTGKIVVGKPGVRIGPGGPEYVLVTKDKTATGRDIVITMQDMAYLMDSKAAVLGSIGVLLKKYRIVVSDIKNVYLAGAFGAFADIKNVVCFGIIPDFYNASFHGIGNGSLSGAYATLMSDKKRSTAQEVADKMVYVDLLTDADFIEEYSSAIYIPGKKEYFSR, encoded by the coding sequence ATGGCTGATCTTGTTACGGTCTCATTCTCTCCGGTAAACAAACAGGTTTCTGTACCAAAGGGTACAACCGTACTTGACGCAATCCGGAAAGCCGCGATTCTGTTTGAATGCATCTGTGGCGGAAACGGGGAATGCAATAAGTGCAAAGTTATCTATGTAAAGGGCTTAAGCGATTTCGGCTCACTGATGAGCCTTTACGGACTTACCCCCGAAGAAATCAGGAACAATTATTCCCGGGCCTGCCACACGCATGTCTTGGGAGACTGCGAGTTTATCATCCCTGTGGAAAGCAGGATTTTTGCTCCCCGTATCCTCATGAACAACGTGAGCGACAATCCCGAAATTTCTCCATTGGTAGCAAAATACCGGTTATTGCAGGCAAAAGATGCGGGTTACTCCGCCTCATCCCGCTCCCTGCGCCTCGATGGGTATACAGGAGCCCGCCCGCACATGACAAAAGAGCAGCACGAACACCTGCTCAATGCGAAAGGACCGGTTACTGTTACCATCACCCGCATTCACCAATATCCGGAAGTGATCGCAATTGAAGCCGGGGATACCCGTGAACAGAATTACGGTCTTGCCCTTGACCTCGGGACTACCACGAGTGTGGGTATGCTGGTGAACCTTTCTGATGGCCGTATTCGTGCAAAGGCCTCTTCCCTCAACCGGCAGATCACGCTGGGTGAGGAACTCCTGACCCGTATCCATGCTGCAAAAGAACCTGAAGGCAGGGCAACGCTCCAGCGCCTTGCGGTGGAAAGCATCAATGATGTTATCGACCAGCTGATAACCTCTGCTTTCGTGGACCCGTCCTTTATCAACGATGTCTGTATCAGCGGAAATACGGTGATGGAATACCTTCTTGTCGGAAAGGACTGCCATGATCTGGAACTTGCCAATATCACGGTCTCCCGGAAACCGATCCTGATCCATGCCCGGCAGCTCGGGATCGGGGTAAACCCTGAAGCATATGTATACTGCCTGCCCAATGTCAGTCGTTTTGTCGGAGGGGATGCAGTAGGAGACGTGTTGGCTTCGGGCATGCATGCCTCAAAAGATCTCTCCCTTCTCATCGATCTTGGCACTAATGGCGAAGTGATCCTGGGAAATTCAGACTGGCTGGCCTCAGTTTCCTGCGCATCCGGCCCTGCCTTTGAAGGTGCCGGGATCAGCTCCGGTATGCGGGCAATGCTCGGGGCTATCGAATCGGTTACTATAGATCCCGAAACCTTCAATGTATCCTGGACAACGATAGGAAATGCTCCTCCCCGGGGTATCTGCGGTTCCGGTATCATTGATGCTGCCGCCACCATGACACGCGCAGGAATTCTTGACTTTACTGGAAAGATCGTTGTCGGGAAACCCGGTGTGCGGATCGGTCCGGGGGGTCCTGAATATGTACTGGTTACCAAAGACAAGACTGCCACCGGCAGGGATATTGTGATCACCATGCAGGATATGGCATACCTGATGGACTCGAAAGCAGCAGTACTTGGTTCGATTGGTGTGCTGCTGAAAAAGTACCGCATTGTAGTCAGCGATATAAAAAACGTCTATCTCGCCGGGGCATTCGGGGCCTTTGCTGACATAAAAAATGTTGTCTGTTTCGGCATTATACCGGATTTTTATAACGCTTCATTCCATGGAATCGGTAACGGTTCGCTGAGTGGTGCTTATGCAACGCTTATGTCTGATAAGAAACGGTCCACTGCGCAGGAAGTAGCAGACAAAATGGTCTATGTTGATCTCCTTACCGATGCAGATTTCATAGAAGAATATTCATCGGCAATTTATATTCCCGGAAAAAAGGAATATTTCTCCCGTTAA
- a CDS encoding class I SAM-dependent methyltransferase, which produces MRKDSEAWDKEYMQRGALWSGTVHHLPILPPGSRVLELGCGNGKTLSCMIQHYWYMTAIDFSPCAVRMCKPITDTVPNSHTCVADARWLPFASERFEGVIATHVLSHLQSGDRSHAAVEAARMLKKGGTLYFSGFSVEDFRSTKGCVVEPGTIRNGKGVCTHFFTESEVQDLFCTLTPQTITTKRWSLRVRGQDFPRAEVQATFIK; this is translated from the coding sequence GTGAGAAAAGATTCCGAGGCATGGGACAAGGAATACATGCAACGGGGAGCGCTCTGGAGTGGCACCGTACATCATCTGCCGATCTTACCGCCGGGTTCACGGGTACTTGAACTTGGTTGTGGCAATGGCAAGACCCTGTCCTGCATGATCCAGCATTACTGGTATATGACGGCAATCGATTTTTCTCCTTGTGCAGTCAGGATGTGCAAACCCATTACCGATACGGTGCCCAACAGCCATACCTGTGTAGCCGACGCCCGCTGGTTGCCTTTTGCCTCAGAAAGGTTTGAGGGGGTGATCGCCACTCACGTTTTGTCCCATTTGCAGAGCGGTGATCGTTCACATGCAGCGGTTGAAGCAGCACGGATGCTGAAAAAGGGAGGCACCTTATACTTCTCCGGATTTTCTGTAGAAGATTTTCGATCAACAAAGGGATGTGTTGTGGAACCGGGAACAATCCGGAATGGTAAGGGCGTCTGTACGCATTTTTTTACCGAATCCGAAGTGCAGGATCTGTTCTGTACCTTAACCCCGCAGACCATAACCACAAAACGGTGGTCTCTGCGGGTTCGCGGGCAGGATTTCCCCCGTGCAGAGGTCCAGGCAACGTTTATAAAATAG
- a CDS encoding PEGA domain-containing protein: MKKLLFLISIVLCLLLVSVPAVSAIGGDQGWIEIRCNVDGARVSFDGVEKGVISGGSFTVPVYSTATPYHSFSVEKSGYTPYSGELSMPGAGETRTYYATLNPIPTPVPPVNYGSIYVESSPSGASIYFNGNYRGSAPLTISEVWPGSYSIQAEMNGYHTYTTTTSVSSGTRSDVFCSLSPLDTSGALYVISDPSNSKVVLDGMYRGTTPITLNNLASGTHIIELDHAGYYDWKSTVTVPAGGTRTVSGTLNPIPISNVGWVYVSSSPGGASVTLDGNNYGQTPSSGSLKLNNIGIGDHTVVLTLTGYQKYTTTVSVNANTVSEINAILTREGPKPGNGELSVSSTPSGANVFIDNNFVGITPLTIKEIPAGSHVVIVRLAWYQDYQITTTVNAGATSTVVAGMSPVTSTTPQKSGTIPLLACGALLILALFCIRKSQ; encoded by the coding sequence ATGAAAAAACTGCTGTTTCTCATAAGTATCGTTCTTTGCCTGTTGCTGGTATCAGTCCCTGCGGTCAGCGCGATTGGCGGGGATCAGGGATGGATTGAGATCCGCTGTAATGTGGATGGTGCAAGGGTATCTTTCGATGGCGTGGAAAAGGGAGTGATCAGCGGGGGTTCATTCACGGTCCCGGTGTACTCCACTGCGACTCCGTATCATTCTTTCTCCGTGGAAAAAAGTGGTTACACCCCTTATAGTGGAGAACTCTCGATGCCGGGAGCCGGTGAGACAAGGACCTATTATGCCACGTTAAACCCTATTCCCACACCGGTTCCTCCGGTCAATTATGGATCTATCTATGTTGAATCATCACCATCCGGCGCCTCAATTTACTTCAATGGCAACTACCGGGGAAGTGCACCCCTCACGATAAGCGAAGTCTGGCCGGGAAGTTACTCGATACAGGCTGAAATGAACGGGTATCACACGTACACGACAACAACTTCGGTGTCATCCGGAACACGTTCAGATGTGTTTTGTTCCCTCTCTCCACTGGATACTTCGGGCGCACTCTATGTGATTTCCGATCCCTCAAACTCAAAAGTGGTTCTGGACGGCATGTACCGTGGAACGACACCCATTACGCTCAACAACCTTGCATCCGGAACCCACATCATCGAACTTGACCATGCAGGGTATTATGACTGGAAATCAACCGTCACGGTACCGGCAGGCGGCACTAGAACGGTCTCGGGCACCCTCAATCCTATCCCCATAAGCAATGTCGGGTGGGTGTATGTTTCATCAAGCCCCGGTGGCGCATCGGTTACCCTGGATGGTAACAATTACGGACAAACCCCGTCAAGCGGCTCATTGAAACTGAATAACATTGGTATCGGCGATCATACCGTTGTTCTCACACTTACCGGTTACCAGAAATATACGACCACGGTTTCGGTAAATGCAAACACGGTTTCAGAAATCAACGCTATTCTTACACGTGAGGGACCAAAACCCGGCAATGGTGAATTATCGGTCTCCTCAACTCCCTCCGGGGCTAACGTATTTATTGATAACAATTTTGTAGGAATTACTCCGTTAACAATAAAAGAGATACCTGCAGGAAGTCATGTTGTAATAGTTCGCCTTGCCTGGTACCAGGATTACCAGATTACAACCACAGTAAATGCTGGTGCCACCAGCACGGTTGTTGCTGGAATGTCACCGGTTACCTCAACAACACCGC